CTCGGGTGGAAGACATGATATTCGCCGTACCGACGCAACTGCCCCCTCCTCCGGTACGCTTCGAAAATGCCACAGATGAAACGTTGCAGGGCGTGGAAGCACTGCTGCGATATCGTCCCATGCGTGCCCTGCAGCTCCAATGTGCATGGAGCATGCTTGATGCAGGATCACTGACAGCCTTCAATCCCGGCCAGATGTTCAAGTATCAGATCCGTGCAGAGAAAGGCCCCATGCGTGTTGCCATCATGGGACAATATGTGCAGTCGCTGTTTGCGGGGAATAACGAGTCCCTCCCCATGCCGGCGTATCATGTTCTCGACATCACCGGATCGTGGCAACTATCGTTCATCGAAGTCTTCGTCAAGGCAAGGAATGTGTTAAACAGGCATTACCAGGTGCTCCCCGGTTACGCTGCACCCGGTGCTTATTTCCTGACAGGAGTGCGGTATGCCATCGACTCAATCTGACCACGGCGGTACGAAGAGGGAGATGCTCGTACGGAGATTTCCGCTCGCTGCGATGCTGATGGCGCTGGGTGTACTCCTCCCTCAGCTATTTCACGCAATCGGACTCGGTGCCAGCCTGCTGCCGATGTTTCTTCCGGTACTTGCCGGAGCGCTGCTGCTGCCTCTGCGTCTCGCACTCAATGTCGCCTTCCTGACGCCGCTGCTGTCGTGGCTGTTGACAGGCATGCCGCCACTTTCTCCACCAGTCCTTCCTCTTCTGTTGATCGAACTTCCCGTTATTACCGTGGTAAGCGGCATCCTGCATCGGCGCGCTGGCTGGCGGCCGATCTTCTCCCTCACAGCCGCCCTGGTGATAGACAGAATACTACTGTATGGAATGCTGCTCACCATGACAGAGCTGCTCGGATTCCGTCATGCCATGCTTTCTACAGCGCTGGTCCTTCTCGGTCTCCCCGGTGTCGTCCTTCAGCTGCTCGTACTGCCACCCGCGCATGCGTTCATCGTGCGCCGCTATCCTCAGCTTGAGATGGCGTCCCCGAAAGGAGCCGTATCATGACCGAGCGCCTTCAGCGTGAGCAGTTTTTCAACAGTCTCGCTCCAAAATGGATGCGTGATCTCGAGGAGCAGCACCCACGGCTGGAAGTGCTGTTTCGCAACAATCAGCTGCCCTGCAAAGGAAACGTGCTGGATGTCGGTACCGGAACAGGCGTGCTGTTTCCACATCTGCTCGCCGGTGGCAGCAGCAGTATCGTCGCGTGTGATATCGCCCGGGAAACGCTTGCAATGGCCCGGAAGACCCACAGCGCACGCAACGGGATAAACTACGTGCGGGCCGACGCGCAGGCCCTCCCCTTTCCCGATCGCAGTTTCAATGCCGTTTACTGCTTCAGGGTGTTTCCTCATTTCACACAGCCGCAGCGCGCGCTGCAGGAGTTTTATCGCTGTCTCTTTCCGAACGGTACACTGTGTATCATGCATTTCATGGATCATTCTGCGCTCAACGCCATGCACCGTGAAGCGCATCCGGCAGTCGCCCGTGACGTGCTGCCTCCTGTGAATGAACTTGCGAACATGCTGCATGATCACGGCTTTGCAA
This portion of the bacterium genome encodes:
- a CDS encoding class I SAM-dependent methyltransferase, with translation MTERLQREQFFNSLAPKWMRDLEEQHPRLEVLFRNNQLPCKGNVLDVGTGTGVLFPHLLAGGSSSIVACDIARETLAMARKTHSARNGINYVRADAQALPFPDRSFNAVYCFRVFPHFTQPQRALQEFYRCLFPNGTLCIMHFMDHSALNAMHREAHPAVARDVLPPVNELANMLHDHGFATASMEEREGLYFLLATRK